One genomic segment of Pseudorca crassidens isolate mPseCra1 chromosome X, mPseCra1.hap1, whole genome shotgun sequence includes these proteins:
- the GSPT2 gene encoding eukaryotic peptide chain release factor GTP-binding subunit ERF3B yields the protein MDPGSSSSSDSAPDCWDQVDMEAPGLAPSGDGAASAAAAAAAEAQREPLISAFSRQLNVNAKPFVPNVHAAEFVPSFLRGPCQPQIPPADAPGIDETCPGAGDPQGKRLGRGAPVEHSKEEQLVWREGSNSAVTMELSEPVVENGEVEMVLEESWEHNKEVSEAEPGGSSLGDSGPPEESGQELIEKEEIRKSKSVVIPSGAPKKEHVNVVFIGHVDAGKSTIGGQIMFLTGMVDKRTLEKYEREAKEKNRETWYLSWALDTNQEERDKGKTVEVGRAYFETEKKHFTILDAPGHKSFVPNMIGGASQADLAVLVISARKGEFETGFEKGGQTREHAMLAKTAGVKYLIVLINKMDDPTVNWSSERYEECKEKLVPFLKKVGFSPKKDIHFMPCSGLTGANIKEQSDFCPWYTGLPFIPYLDNMPNFNRSIDGPIRLPIVDKYKDMGTVVLGKLESGSIFKGQQLVMMPNKHNVEVLGILSDDAETDYVAPGENLKIRLKGIEEEEILPGFILCDPNNLCHSGRTFDVQIVIIEHKSIICPGYNAVLHIHTCIEEVEITALISLVDKKSGEKSKTRPRFVKQDQVCIARLRTAGTICLETFKDFPQMGRFTLRDEGKTIAIGKVLKLVPEKD from the coding sequence ATGGAtccgggcagcagcagcagcagcgactCGGCTCCCGACTGCTGGGACCAGGTggacatggaagcaccgggtttgGCCCCGAGCGGGGACGGAGCCGCCTCGGCGGCTGCTGCGGCGGCGGCCGAGGCCCAGCGTGAGCCCCTCATCTCGGCCTTCAGCCGACAGCTCAACGTCAACGCCAAACCCTTCGTGCCTAACGTCCACGCCGCGGAGTTCGTGCCGTCCTTCCTGCGGGGCCCGTGCCAGCCGCAGATCCCCCCGGCCGACGCCCCCGGCATCGATGAAACCTGCCCCGGCGCGGGCGACCCTCAAGGTAAAAGGCTGGGACGGGGGGCACCTGTGGAACATTCCAAAGAGGAACAGTTAGTGTGGCGTGAAGGTTCCAATTCAGCCGTTACCATGGAACTTTCGGAACCTGTTGTAGAAAATGGAGAGGTGGAGATGGTCTTAGAAGAATCATGGGAGCACAATAAAGAAGTAAGTGAAGCTGAGCCAGGGGGTAGTTCCTTGGGAGATTCGGGGCCCCCAGAAGAAAGTGGCCAGGAATTGATTgagaaagaggaaatcagaaaatcgAAATCTGTGGTCATACCCTCAGGTGCTCCTAAAAAAGAACACGTAAATGTGGTATTCATTGGGCATGTAGATGCCGGAAAGTCAACCATTGGAGGACAGATAATGTTTTTGACAGGAATGGTTGACAAAAGGACACTTGAGAAATATGAAAgagaagctaaagaaaaaaacagagaaacttGGTATTTGTCATGGGCCTTAGATACAAATCAGGAAGAACGAGACAAGGGTAAAACAGTAGAAGTGGGTCGTGCCTAttttgaaacagaaaagaaacatttcacaattttagATGCCCCTGGCCACAAGAGTTTTGTCCCAAATATGATTGGTGGTGCTTCTCAAGCTGATTTGGCTGTACTGGTAATCTCTGCCAGGAAAGGAGAGTTTGAGACTGGATTTGAAAAAGGTGGACAGACAAGAGAACATGCAATGTTGGCAAAAACAGCAGGGGTGAAATATTTAATAGTGCTTATTAATAAGATGGATGATCCCACAGTAAATTGGAGCAGCGAGAGATATGAAGAATGTAAAGAAAAGCTAGTGCCCTTTTTGAAGAAAGTCGGCTTCAGTCCCAAAAAGGACATTCACTTTATGCCCTGCTCAGGGCTTACTGGGGCAAATATTAAAGAGCAATCAGATTTCTGCCCTTGGTACACTGGATTACCATTCATTCCGTATTTGGATAATATGCCAAACTTCAACAGATCCATTGATGGACCAATTAGACTGCCAATTGTGGATAAGTACAAGGATATGGGCACTGTGGTCCTGGGAAAGCTGGAATCAGGATCCATTTTTAAAGGCCAGCAGCTTGTGATGATGCCAAACAAGCACAATGTGGAAGTTCTTGGAATACTTTCTGATGATGCTGAAACTGATTATGTAGCCCCAGGTGAAAACCTTAAAATCAGACTGAAGGGAATTGAAGAAGAAGAGATTCTTCCAGGATTCATACTCTGTGATCCTAATAATCTTTGCCATTCTGGACGCACATTTGATGTTCAGATAGTGATTATTGAGCACAAGTCCATCATCTGCCCAGGTTATAATGCGGTGCTGCACATTCATACTTGTATTGAGGAAGTTGAGATAACAGCCTTAATCTCCTTGGTAGATAAAAAATCAGGAGAAAAGAGTAAGACACGGCCCCGCTTTGTGAAACAAGATCAAGTGTGTATTGCCCGTTTAAGGACAGCAGGAACTATCTGCCTTGAGACATTCAAAGATTTTCCTCAAATGGGTCGTTTTACTTTAAGAGATGAGGGTAAGACCATTGCGATTGGAAAAGTTCTGAAACTGGTTCCGGAGAAGGACTAA